cctggagttggtgatggacagggaatcctggcatactgaagtccatggggtcgcaaaaagtcagacacgactgaatgactgaactgagctgatattgCAGTAAAAACGGATGAATacaagaatattttctttatcaaAGATAAAAAGCATGATCGATATGCTAGGAACTGTTTCCTAAGTTATTTCCTATATTAACATGTTTAactgatatataaaaatacagtgaaatattgAAGTATTATTACCTCCATTTTGCATAATGAATTATTATTAGCTCCATTATTACCTCCACTGGGTATAGAGAATGTGTATaaaaacctaatttaaaaaaaaaaaagcgatgTTGCTTCCGAACATCCTGCTCACCGGTACACCAGGGGTTGAAAAAACTACATTAGGCAAAGAACTTGCATCAAGATCAGGACTGAAATACGTTAATGTGGGTGATTTAGCTCGAGAAGTTTGATCACCGGATATCATGGAGTCTGGCAAGATGGCTTCTCCCAAGAGCATGCCGAAAGATGCACAGATGATGGCACAAATCCTGAAGGATATGGGGATTACAGAATATGAACCAAGAGTTATAAATCAGATGTTGGAGTTTGCCTTCCGATATGTAACCACAATTCTAGATGATGCCAAAATTTATTCAAGTCATGCTAAGAAAGCTACTGTTGACGCAGATGATGTGCGGTTGGCAATCCAGTGTCGTGCTGACCAGTCTTTCACCTCTCCTCCACCAAGAGATTTTTTATTAGATATTGCaaggcaaagaaatcaaacccCTTTGCCATTGATCAAGCCATACTCAGGTCCTAGATTGCCACCTGATAGGTATTGCTTGACTGCTCCAAATTATAGACTGAAGTCTTTACAAAAAAAGGCATCTACTTCTGCAGGAAGAATAACGGTTCCACGGTTAAGCGTTGGTTCAGTTACTAGCAGACCAAGTACTCCCACGCTTGGCACACCAACCCCACAAGCCATGTCTGTTTCAACTAAAGTAGGGACTCCAGTGTCCCTCACAGGGCAAAGGTTCACAGTACAGATGCCCACTTCACAGTCCCCAGCtgtaaaagcatcaattcctgcAACATCAGCTGTTCAGAATGTTCTAATTAATCCGTCATTAATTGGGTCCAAAAATATTCTTATTACCACTAACATGGTCTCATCACAAAATACTGCCAATGAAACATCAAACACATTGAAAAGGAAACATGATGACGATGATGACGACGACGATGACTATGATAACTTGTAATCTAGCCTTGACGCATGTAACTTGTATACTTGGTTTTGAATCTGTTGTACTGAGATTAAACATGCATGCTGGATATTTCCATGTTGTGTTCTAGAAAGAATAGTATTTAATGAGTAAATATGCTTACCATACTTTTTGATTGAGCTGTTGTGTTAGATTTTCTTTGATAGGATTAGTAATGGTTTCTCGTCACCCTTTAagtgtaaaaaataaagttgcaattcgtgcatttaaaaaaaaaaaaagcaaatccaGAAGACTGCATATAGAAGACTGCATACAGAATGCTACCTTATTTTactaaaactaaaaatcaaaCAATGCTCAAGATTATGTTATTTAGGAATATATATGCAAGAAAAAATTTTCCAAGAATGGGTGTATTATATGGTTAAAAATTAAGAGAGTAATTATCTCCAGGAGATTAGCAGACCTACAGATGGGTGATAGCTTTGAAAGTATTAGCAATGGTCTAGCTCTTATGACTTTCCCGgcggctcagagagtaaagcgtctgcctacaaagtgggagacctgggttcaatccctgggttgggaagacatcctggagaaggaaatggcaaccaactccagtattcttgcctggaaaatcccatggatggaggaacctggtaggctacagtctacagggttgcaaagagttggacacgactgagtgacatttaCTAATATTACTTTAGCTCTTATGACAGGTGGTAGATTCATAGTTGATGATTACAAGATGATGCTTCATAACTTTTATAGGCATTATATATAGTTTTACTTATACCAAAATTATACTTTAAGAAGTTTAGCACCTGCATTTTGTGATATTTAGATTAACTGTTCAGGggctatttttcttatttcctggtTTCCAGCTACAGTGCTTAAGAGATAGGATTACTAGGTAGCTGACTTCTAGAGCAGCAAACaaaattataacttttttttcttttcagtctggGTAGTCATTCTAAACATAAATCAGTTTCAAAATAATGcttataaaagaataaatggtCCCACTAAATGCAAAAAACAATTTGACCACTGAGAAATATGTTAACAGCTTTCTCAAATCAATATGCCAACATTATTGTAATTTCTGAATAATGGTAATAAAAACAACACTTCCAGATAGAGCTCTAACATGTAAAAAGTTGTGAAGCTATCAAACCTGTCCTTAAgacaagaaaacattttataaactaaAACCAGTGACTTTTGTTGAACAACAGAAAACTGAATTTGTAGGGTTAATTgttgctccacagtctggacatGCAGGCAcattcagagagacagaagatCTGCTTACCTGGAGCAGAAGCTGATGAAGCAACAGATAAGAGCACTTAAATAGTAATTTTGATGAACTGTTGATAGTGTGGACTAGTATAAGAGGAAATTCTGGAGATCACAGTCTAAGGGGTTCAGTACTTGTTCCATGCAGCTCACCAAGTTCTCACTGTGAAGATTCGAGAATACCTTATGGCTCTGGCAGGGCTGGGGATAGAAGAGAAATCACTGCAAAATGCATTCAGAGCACTTTCCATCAGGAAGACCTAAACTCCAGGGGAAAAGACTTTACCAAATCCTTCCCCAGCTGGGAAAGAACATTTCTCCCACTGTGCCTTTCTCTATCCTTcccattacattttaaaagtgaacaaCATCTATATcattggaaaaatatttgtaacagtcACAGACTAGAACCACAAGCCTAAACCAAGATTTagtcacagaaatataaaattctttctttcccctacATCTGGCCACTATACCAGGGATCCAGAGTACAGTGAATTACAGATGAAAGATGTAGACTCTGTCTGCAGAAGAGTGAGATGGGAGttcaaaaataaaaggagagataataacaagaacactggaggaatTTGAAGTCTCTGGTAACTACAGTACCAGCTAACATTGAACACAAACTTATAGCCAGATTAACATAAATTCTCACACTAATGACATCTAGACTTCACTACTAGTTACTTAATACATGTACATCTTTCAACAAAAAGCTGTAAgacattagaaagaaagaaagagggaaaggagaaggaagaaaagaaaagggagggaagggagggaaggtgggaagaTGGAAACTGTGAAGAGCCAAAGCAAGCATCAGAATCAGACTCAGTTATGACACAGATATCAGAATTACCAGATATGAAATTTAATGTTACTATGACTAATATGTTAAGGGctcaaatgtaaaaataaactgtCAGAAGAACAGATGAGTAATGTAAGTAGAGTGATGGAAACACTAGgaaagaatctaaagaaaaaagtGAGAAGTCAGAAACAttgtaacataaataaataatgcctTCGACAGGTTTATTAGTAGACTGTACATGGCCAAAGAGAGAATCAGTAAGGTTGAAGCTGGGTCAATaaacttcccaaactgaaatgccaaaaaaaaaaaaaatttaaaaaaagaaaaaggaataacagCAAAAAACTGTAATAGAACATCTAAGAAATGTGGGCCAACTTCAAAAGATGTAGCATATGTATAATGAGAATACAAGGTGAAGAAAGAGAGATAAGAATAGAAGAAACACTTGAAGAAATACTGAACTTTCCAAACATATCCAACATATTCAACCATCTCAGAAGATGCCAAACAAGTTGAATAACTACTACTACAACAAAACCTCTATACCTAATCACGTCATATTCAAATTTCTGTAAGCCAAACACAAAGAGGAAATCGTAAAAGAAATCAGGAAATATCACCCTACCTAAGAATTACAATGGTATTCTCATAAGAAATCATGCAAGAAGAAAgtgaactgaaatatttaaagtgttgaaagaaaaagacactaaCCTAAAATTAAATGGCTGGTGAAACTAACTTTTAAAAGTGAAGGAGAcataaggatttaaaaaaaaacttagaaaattcACTCTCAGTACATCTACcttaaaagaaatttcaaaaattctttagggagaagaaaaatgagataCATCAAAAGCCAAAATCTACATACAGCAATGAAGCACATCAGAAAGggaatacagtttttaaaagcctTCATTTTTGTTCTTAATCAATCTGAAAGATAACTGTTCAAAGTAATACTAATAATAAAATAGGTAATTATATCATAATAAGTGAAATGAATGGGAACAAGCACAACAGATGAGGGGGAGGAATTGAGAATACTCTGTTATGAGGTATCTACACTGCATATGGAATAGCATAGTGTTACTTGAAAGTGTACTTAGTTAAAAATGCATTTGCACAGTCTAGGAAAACACTAATTTTTAAGATAAGTATTATTAATATGCTACAgataaaatataatcattataAATGCTCAATTAAAACTGATGaccaatgaaaaagaacaaaggcaacttatagaaaaaagttacaaatacAGTAGATATTAATTCAACTATATcaataatgattttaaatgtaaatagagcaaattaatcaattaaagacagagacagtcagaaggaattttttaaaacatataaagacCAGGATTAtattgataccaaaaccaaacaaagacactacaagaaaCAAAATTgcaggccaatatccctgatgaacataaatgcaaaaatcctcagtaAAATATTAGCCAACTGAATTCAATCATACATTAAAAGACCAAGAGCAAAAGAGACATTCCAGGGATATAAGGATGATTCAACATCCACAATTTagtcagtgtgatacaccatattagcaaaattaaagataaaaatcatatgatcatctcaatagagaaaaagcttctgacataaatcaacaaccatttatgataaaaacttaaCAAAGTGAGTATAGAGGGAACATGCCTCAATGTAATATGGGACATGTATAATAAATCAATagataacatcatactcaacaatgAAAGACATGGATATCCACCGTTTTctttcaacatagtactggaaatTTTCAccatagaaataagaaaatgaagaagaataaaaGGTATCCAAAGTAGAAAAAAGAGGTAAAACTAACTATTTGCAACTATGTGTTACtatttataactatatataaaaaaccctaaagactctacaaaaaataaaaatga
The sequence above is a segment of the Ovis aries strain OAR_USU_Benz2616 breed Rambouillet chromosome 12, ARS-UI_Ramb_v3.0, whole genome shotgun sequence genome. Coding sequences within it:
- the LOC101118972 gene encoding transcription initiation factor TFIID subunit 9-like, which produces MESGKMASPKSMPKDAQMMAQILKDMGITEYEPRVINQMLEFAFRYVTTILDDAKIYSSHAKKATVDADDVRLAIQCRADQSFTSPPPRDFLLDIARQRNQTPLPLIKPYSGPRLPPDRYCLTAPNYRLKSLQKKASTSAGRITVPRLSVGSVTSRPSTPTLGTPTPQAMSVSTKVGTPVSLTGQRFTVQMPTSQSPAVKASIPATSAVQNVLINPSLIGSKNILITTNMVSSQNTANETSNTLKRKHDDDDDDDDDYDNL